The Astyanax mexicanus isolate ESR-SI-001 chromosome 7, AstMex3_surface, whole genome shotgun sequence genome has a window encoding:
- the znf503 gene encoding zinc finger protein 503 produces MITSPSATLLRYGDSALAWDSSGSRNTSSKPFFHPVPPSDPLRQAQRLPIKVLKMLTARTGHILHPEYLQPLPSTPVSPIELDAKKSPLALLAQTCSQIGKPDPPPSSKLSSASSGSSGEKEAKSGPLKLSDIGAEDKSSFKPYSKPSDKKESSTGATGADKSGFRVPSATCQPFTPRTGSPTSSTSASPMPSDGKGERDEKKEGECAKSCATDNSGATGVSHSRISVSCSGINVEVNQESKASSAASAASEPSSVPSASSASSVLGSGLVAPVSPYKPGQAVFPLPPAAMSYPGGLAGAYGGYPQPFLPHGGSLVNAQLATSLGCSKAGSSPLAGASPPSIMSASLCRDPYCLSYHCASHLAGAAAAAGASCAHDSALKSGYPLVYPAHPLHSVHSTPPSFGGHAALYPYGFVLPNDPLPHVCNWVSANGPCDKRFSSSEELLSHLRTHTAFTGADKLMSGYPSSSSLASAAAAAAMACHMHMPASGAPGSPGTLALRSPHHALGLSSRYHPYSKSPLPTAGAPVPVPAATGPYYSPYALYGQRLTTASALGYQ; encoded by the exons ATGATCACATCGCCCTCCGCTACTCTTCTCCGATACGGCGACTCGGCACTAGCGTGGGACAGCAGCGGCTCTCGGAATACCAGCAGCAAGCCTTTCTTCCACCCCGTCCCCCCATCGGACCCTTTACGGCAAGCGCAGCGGCTCCCCATCAAAGTGCTAAAAATGCTCACGGCACGCACAGGACACATTTTGCACCCGGAGTACCTGCAGCCTTTACCGTCCACTCCGGTCAGCCCTATCGAG CTAGATGCCAAGAAAAGTCCACTGGCGTTGCTGGCGCAGACATGCTCCCAAATAGGCAAGCCGGACCCCCCGCCCTCCTCCAAGCTCTCCTCGGCATCGTCCGGCAGCTCCGGAGAAAAGGAGGCTAAGTCCGGCCCGCTGAAGCTCAGCGACATTGGAGCGGAGGACAAGTCCAGCTTCAAGCCGTACTCCAAGCCGTCGGACAAGAAGGAGTCGTCTACGGGCGCGACGGGCGCGGACAAGTCCGGTTTCCGCGTGCCGAGCGCCACCTGCCAGCCATTTACGCCTAGGACGGGCAGCCCCACCTCCAGCACGTCGGCCTCACCGATGCCATCGGACGGCAAGGGTGAGCGGGACGAGAAGAAGGAGGGCGAGTGCGCCAAGTCGTGCGCCACGGACAACTCTGGAGCCACGGGTGTCAGCCACAGCCGGATAAGCGTGAGCTGCTCGGGGATTAACGTGGAGGTGAACCAGGAGAGCAAGGCCTCCTCCGCAGCTTCGGCCGCGTCCGAGCCCTCCTCCGTCCCCTCCGCTTCTTCTGCCTCCTCTGTGCTGGGTTCTGGACTCGTGGCACCTGTGTCTCCATACAAACCGGGCCAGGCAGTGTTCCCCTTGCCGCCCGCGGCCATGTCTTACCCAGGCGGACTGGCTGGTGCCTACGGCGGCTACCCGCAGCCTTTCCTGCCGCACGGCGGCAGCCTCGTGAACGCGCAGCTGGCCACGTCGCTGGGCTGCAGCAAGGCCGGCTCGAGTCCGCTGGCCGGCGCCTCGCCACCCTCCATCATGTCGGCGAGCCTGTGCAGAGACCCGTACTGCCTGAGCTACCACTGCGCGAGCCACTTGGCGGgcgcagcggcggcggcgggcgCCTCGTGCGCGCACGACTCCGCCCTCAAGTCCGGATACCCTTTGGTGTACCCCGCGCACCCGCTGCACTCCGTGCACTCCACACCACCGTCCTTCGGCGGCCACGCCGCGCTCTACCCCTACGGCTTCGTGCTGCCCAACGACCCACTACCACACGTGTGCAACTGGGTGTCGGCGAATGGGCCGTGCGATAAGCGCTTCTCATCTTCCGAGGAGCTGCTGAGTCACCTGAGGACCCACACGGCGTTCACCGGGGCCGACAAGCTCATGTCCGGCTACCCGAGCTCGTCGTCACTCGCCAGCGCCGCCGCAGCCGCGGCCATGGCCTGCCACATGCACATGCCAGCCTCAGGGGCTCCGGGCAGTCCCGGGACGCTCGCGCTTAGGAGCCCTCACCATGCGCTGGGACTGAGTAGCCGTTACCACCCGTACTCTAAAAGCCCACTCCCCACAGCCGGAGCCCCCGTGCCCGTGCCGGCCGCCACCGGGCCCTACTACTCCCCCTATGCACTCTACGGGCAGAGACTGACCACAGCATCAGCGCTTGGATATCAGTGA